Proteins from a single region of Rana temporaria chromosome 5, aRanTem1.1, whole genome shotgun sequence:
- the LOC120941178 gene encoding protein ANTAGONIST OF LIKE HETEROCHROMATIN PROTEIN 1-like: MCAALPMIMPTVVAATAAILLEVERRRRRSRRRRYWVHPIIANRDERGQFMILYEDLRGHEDKFFNYTRMSITSFDELLGLTYHSLERQNTCFRASIQPAQRLLITLRYLATGNSFGSLHYEFKVGKSTISGIVHETCLVLWNVLKPLVFKKPTKEDWLKISDEFWERCNFPNCVGAIDGKHIRILRPFDSGSQFFNYKKYFSFVLMAVVDAKYNFIYIDVGAYGSSSDSGVFNHSTFGRMIRANSLDLPNDSSLPGTNEPALPFVFVGDEAFALGKNLLRPFSSRALSNDKRIFNYRLTRARRVVECAFGILANKWRILHTAINLSLEHAVSAVKTACALHNYVRERDGIDYEDSMMHNMEAAQWSLTRGTSSGKLIRDQFLNYFLSPAGELPWQMQAI, encoded by the exons ATGTGTGCTGCCCTGCCCATGATCATGCCTACAGTTGTTGCTGCAACAGCAGCAATCTTGCTGGAAGTtgaaaggaggagaaggaggagtagaagaagaagatactgggTTCATCCTATCATTGCAAATAGGGATGAAAGAGGGCAGTTCATGATATTATATGAAGATCTCCGTGGGCATGAGGACAAGTTTTTTAATTATACACGCATGTCAATAACCag ttttGATGAATTGTTAGGACTAACGTACCATAGTTTGGAGCGCCAGAACACATGCTTCAGAGCAAGCATCCAGCCTGCACAAAGATTATTAATCACATTAAG GTACCTAGCTACAGGAAATTCATTTGGAAGTCTCCACTATGAGTTCAAGGTTGGAAAATCAACTATATCTGGCATTGTACATGAAACATGccttgttttatggaatgtactAAAACCATTGGTCTTCAAAAAGCCTACAAAAGAAGATTGGTTGAAGATATCAGATGAATTCTGGGAGAGATGTAATTTTCCTAACTGTGTGGGAGCCATCGATGGCAAGCACATACGCATCCTGAGGCCATTTGATAGTGGGAGtcagttttttaattataaaaaatatttttcgtttGTATTAATGGCAGTGGTAGATGCCAAATATAATTTCATTTATATTGATGTGGGTGCTTATGGTAGCAGCTCGGATTCTGGTGTATTTAATCATTCCACATTTGGGAGAATGATAAGGGCGAATAGTCTGGATTTACCTAACGATTCCTCCTTGCCCGGAACAAATGAGCCAGCCCTCCCATTTGTTTTTGTAGGGGACGAAGCGTTTGCCCTTGGTAAAAATCTTCTTCGACCATTCTCAAGTAGAGCGCTGAGCAATgataaaagaatatttaattaTCGGCTCACTAGGGCACGTCGAGTAGTAGAGTGTGCATTTGGAATTCTTGCCAATAAATGGAGAATATTGCACACCGCCATCAATCTCAGTTTGGAGCATGCTGTCTCTGCTGTCAAAACTGCGTGTGCACTGCACAACTATGTGCGAGAACGTGATGGAATTGATTATGAGGATTCCATGATGCATAACATGGAGGCGGCACAGTGGAGTTTGACTAGGGGCACTAGCAGTGGGAAATTGATTCGAGATCAATTTCTTAATTACTTTCTATCGCCAGCTGGTGAGTTACCTTGGCAGATGCAggcaatttaa